One stretch of Brachyhypopomus gauderio isolate BG-103 chromosome 8, BGAUD_0.2, whole genome shotgun sequence DNA includes these proteins:
- the LOC143521911 gene encoding uncharacterized protein LOC143521911 yields the protein MKGQSGELAKKKKKQTQKAKKLKSRRQARRAVWTNPAQYWARSPVDFGVETKVDRTRHHSRSGTDVMASSPVHILQVLLCVCLLKASSTERTTLLSVSVGDTVTIQCRPRHEPHHDGVYVKTFLFKEKEVSYFFHKGDFTPEPPYTGRLNSNKNMSNFILYINNVTMKDSGIYWCTFNKEDKVSLSMERYLLVVSEPEVVLRGWHGGMVVSTVASLQVKEAECPGGQGSSFETLIIVCVVTASSMVLLIITIILVWGIPKVKRCCENGNYSPTQQPSGSGSTHFHQPLNSEYEVMHVRRPNPSRTLMNPA from the exons ATGAAAGGGCAGAGTGGCGAGttggctaaaaaaaaaaaaaaacaaacgcaAAAGGCGAAGAAGCTGAAAAGCAGGCGACAGGCGCGCAGAGCTGTGTGGACGAATCCTGCGCAGTACTGGGCGAGGTCTCCTGTGGACTTTGGGGTAGAAACCAAAGTGGACAGAACAAGGCATCATTCTCGTAGTGGGACAG ATGTGATGGCGTCCTCTCCTGTGCACATACTTCAGGTTctactctgtgtctgtctgctcaAGGCTTCCTCCACGG aAAGGACGACTTTGTTGTCAGTGTCTGTTGGTGACACGGTCACTATCCAGTGCAGACCCAGACATGAGCCACACCACGATGGAGTGTAtgttaaaacattcctgtttaaaGAAAAGGAAGTGTCCTATTTCTTCCATAAAGGAGATTTTACCCCAGAGCCACCCTATACTGGCAGACTAAACTCAAACAAAAACATGTCCAACTTCATTTTGTACATCAATAACGTAACTATGAAAGACTCTGGTATTTATTGGTGTACATTTAATAAAGAGGACAAAGTAAGTTTAAGCATGGAGAGGTATCTCTTAGTTGTATCAG AACCAGAGGTTGTTCTCCGTGGGTGGCATGGTGGTATGGTGGTTAGTACTGTCGCCTCACTGCAAG TGAAGGAAGCCGAGTGTCCAGGTGGACAAGGGAGCTCATTTGAGACtctcatcattgtgtgtgtggtgactgcCTCTTCCATGGTCCTGTTGATCATCACCATCATTCTGGTCTGGGGGATTCCAAAG GTGAAGCGATGTTGTGAGAATGGAAACTACAGCCCCACTCAACAGCCTTCTGGTTCCGGATCAACACACTTTCACCAACCCTTAAACTCAGAGTATGAGGTCATGCATGTTCGCCGACCAAACCCATCACGCACCCTCATGAACCCAGCATGA